One genomic region from Amycolatopsis sp. FBCC-B4732 encodes:
- a CDS encoding MFS transporter, protein MTISTGAATARQGPRELFKDPDFRRLLFTRFAASWGDGVFRAGLAGAVLFNPERAADPLAIAGGFAALLLPYSVVGPFAGALLDRWDRRRVLIFANLLRGLAIVAASAAVGLGFGGLGLFSLALAAEGISRFIGSGLSASLPHVVRAESVVTANAFATTLGSVVAVIGGGCAIGLRALFGSNDVGSAETTAFAVLGTLVSAFLARGFVRGVLGPSVVDEPPNPVLAVARGLADGARHAWRAPSVTAGFIALFAHRASFGVSLLVTVLLMRNYFTDHGILRAGLPGLGQMAALAGAGLLLAGLLTARIIRKFGRLRAVLGSLVLAAIAQSALGLPMLLPLALLASFVITGAGQVLKLCVDSSIQLDVADEARGRVFALYDTLFNITQVAAVSLGALFVPDDGRAPGLLIAATACYLVGGAGYALARRRAIR, encoded by the coding sequence GTGACGATCAGCACCGGTGCGGCGACCGCACGACAAGGCCCCCGGGAGCTGTTCAAGGACCCGGATTTCCGCCGCCTCCTCTTCACCCGCTTCGCCGCGAGCTGGGGTGACGGCGTCTTCCGCGCCGGCCTCGCCGGGGCCGTCCTGTTCAACCCCGAGCGCGCCGCCGACCCGCTGGCCATCGCGGGCGGGTTCGCCGCGCTGCTGCTGCCGTACTCCGTCGTCGGGCCCTTCGCGGGTGCGCTGCTGGACCGGTGGGACCGCCGTCGCGTGCTCATCTTCGCCAACCTCCTCCGCGGGCTGGCGATCGTCGCCGCGTCCGCCGCCGTCGGGCTCGGGTTCGGCGGGCTCGGCCTGTTTTCGCTGGCACTGGCCGCGGAGGGCATCTCCCGCTTCATCGGTTCGGGGCTTTCGGCGTCGCTACCGCACGTCGTGCGCGCGGAGAGCGTGGTGACGGCGAACGCCTTCGCCACGACGCTCGGCTCGGTCGTCGCCGTGATCGGTGGCGGCTGCGCGATCGGCCTGCGGGCGCTCTTCGGCAGCAACGACGTCGGCTCGGCCGAGACCACGGCGTTCGCCGTCCTCGGCACGCTGGTCTCGGCGTTCCTCGCGCGCGGGTTCGTCCGCGGCGTGCTCGGGCCGTCCGTGGTCGACGAGCCGCCGAACCCGGTGCTGGCCGTCGCGCGCGGGCTGGCCGACGGCGCCCGGCACGCCTGGCGCGCGCCCAGCGTGACGGCCGGGTTCATCGCGCTCTTCGCGCACCGGGCGTCGTTCGGGGTGTCGCTGCTGGTCACCGTGCTGCTGATGCGCAACTACTTCACCGACCACGGGATCCTGCGCGCCGGCCTGCCCGGCCTGGGGCAGATGGCCGCGCTCGCCGGCGCCGGTCTCCTGCTGGCCGGGCTGCTGACGGCGCGGATCATCCGCAAGTTCGGCCGGCTGCGCGCGGTGCTCGGCTCGCTGGTGCTGGCCGCGATCGCGCAGTCCGCGCTGGGCCTGCCGATGCTGCTGCCGCTGGCGCTGCTCGCGTCGTTCGTGATCACCGGGGCGGGGCAGGTGCTCAAGCTCTGCGTCGACTCGTCGATCCAGCTCGACGTCGCCGACGAAGCGCGCGGCCGGGTGTTCGCGCTGTACGACACGCTCTTCAACATCACGCAGGTGGCGGCGGTTTCGCTGGGCGCGCTGTTCGTGCCGGACGACGGCCGCGCGCCGGGTCTGCTGATCGCCGCGACGGCTTGTTACCTCGTCGGCGGGGCCGGCTACGCGCTGGCCCGGCGCCGTGCGATTCGCTGA
- a CDS encoding YqgE/AlgH family protein: MGRVPADAEVEPGTLLVAAPTMVDPNFKRTVVFVIDHRDEGTLGVVLNRPSDVAVHDVLPNWGGHVAEPQAVFVGGPVEKKTALCLAALRTGETAASVPGVIAVRGPVALVDLDTDPEVLVPKVRGVRVFAGYAGWDSGQLAGEIERDDWVIVPALPSDILASPNGDLWSQVLRRQGIPLALLATHPGDLQRN; the protein is encoded by the coding sequence ATGGGTCGCGTGCCAGCGGACGCCGAGGTTGAGCCGGGAACGCTCCTGGTCGCCGCCCCCACGATGGTCGACCCCAACTTCAAGCGGACCGTGGTGTTCGTCATCGATCACCGGGACGAGGGCACCCTCGGCGTGGTCCTGAACCGGCCGAGCGACGTCGCCGTGCACGACGTGCTGCCCAACTGGGGCGGGCACGTCGCCGAGCCCCAGGCGGTGTTCGTCGGCGGCCCGGTCGAGAAGAAGACGGCGTTGTGCTTGGCCGCGCTGCGCACCGGCGAGACGGCGGCGAGCGTGCCGGGCGTGATCGCGGTCCGCGGGCCGGTCGCGCTCGTCGACCTGGACACCGATCCCGAGGTGCTGGTGCCGAAGGTCCGCGGCGTACGCGTCTTCGCCGGCTACGCGGGCTGGGACTCGGGTCAGCTGGCGGGCGAGATCGAGCGCGACGACTGGGTCATCGTGCCCGCGCTGCCGAGCGACATCCTGGCCTCGCCCAACGGCGACCTGTGGAGCCAGGTGCTGCGCCGCCAGGGCATCCCGCTCGCACTACTGGCCACCCACCCCGGTGACCTGCAGCGGAACTAG
- a CDS encoding SdpI family protein has translation MFAIALVPVVLGLLVGFGGFLGFRERLTREGGTGVRTQAALRSEEAFKLANRVAGLPTMAGGAIAVLTGLAGLAMPTTGGLISAALAGVLAMLLLVMGGGVLGNRAALTVPPPAPAAPAGCSGCACGAGGCGVFKKEDA, from the coding sequence GTGTTCGCTATCGCGCTGGTTCCGGTCGTGCTGGGTCTGCTCGTCGGTTTTGGTGGGTTCCTCGGGTTCCGCGAGCGCTTGACGCGCGAAGGCGGCACCGGGGTGCGCACGCAGGCGGCGCTGCGCAGCGAAGAGGCGTTCAAGCTGGCCAACCGCGTCGCAGGCCTGCCGACCATGGCCGGGGGCGCGATCGCGGTGCTCACCGGGCTGGCCGGGCTGGCGATGCCGACGACGGGCGGCCTGATCTCCGCCGCGCTCGCGGGCGTGCTCGCGATGCTCCTGCTGGTGATGGGCGGAGGCGTGCTCGGCAACCGGGCCGCGCTGACCGTGCCCCCGCCGGCCCCGGCGGCGCCCGCCGGGTGCAGCGGCTGCGCCTGCGGTGCCGGCGGCTGCGGCGTCTTCAAGAAGGAAGACGCCTAG
- a CDS encoding esterase-like activity of phytase family protein, which yields MSPRVLPTVLTAALIGGILAAAPASATESHQRPVRLLGERIVPNALAFQGTTVGGLSSIDYDPRTGGYALICDDRSAINPARFYTATFPVSANGVGPVTFTGTKPLLRPDGTPYPPLAQNDPSKPQNEQTIDPEELRVDPWTGDYYWSQEGERTATTLIDPSIREARRDGKYVRDLPIPANEKMTPTAGPRQNLVLEGITFTGFGSLLASEVEGPLLQDGPQPTTTTGALSRITLQSRFGPVLAQYAYPQEPIFASPVPAGAFATTGVSSMLAVDQADPTKFLMMERSFVTGVGNKVRVYEIDTKGATNVLNVQSLADAKHVKPVKKRFLFDAADLGLSTVDNLEGMTWGPKLPDGERSLIIVSDNNFSATQVTQFAALAVPSERL from the coding sequence ATGTCACCGCGTGTACTGCCCACCGTCCTGACCGCTGCCCTGATCGGGGGAATCCTCGCCGCCGCGCCGGCGAGTGCCACCGAGAGTCACCAGCGACCCGTCCGGTTGCTCGGCGAGCGGATCGTCCCCAACGCCTTGGCGTTCCAGGGCACGACGGTCGGCGGCCTGTCCAGCATCGACTACGACCCGCGGACCGGCGGCTACGCGCTGATCTGCGACGACCGGTCGGCGATCAACCCCGCCCGCTTCTACACCGCGACCTTCCCGGTGTCGGCGAACGGCGTCGGCCCGGTCACCTTCACCGGCACGAAGCCGCTGCTGCGCCCCGACGGCACGCCGTACCCGCCGCTCGCGCAGAACGACCCCTCGAAGCCGCAGAACGAGCAGACGATCGACCCCGAAGAGCTGCGCGTCGACCCGTGGACCGGCGACTACTACTGGTCGCAGGAGGGCGAGCGCACCGCGACGACGTTGATCGACCCGTCGATCCGCGAGGCGCGCCGCGACGGGAAATACGTCCGCGACCTGCCGATCCCCGCGAACGAGAAGATGACGCCGACGGCGGGCCCGCGGCAGAACCTGGTGCTCGAGGGCATCACCTTCACCGGCTTCGGCTCGCTGCTGGCCAGCGAGGTCGAGGGCCCGCTCCTGCAGGACGGTCCCCAGCCGACGACGACCACCGGTGCGCTCTCGCGGATCACCCTGCAGTCGCGGTTCGGCCCGGTCCTGGCGCAGTACGCGTACCCGCAGGAGCCGATTTTCGCGTCACCGGTGCCCGCCGGCGCGTTCGCGACCACCGGCGTCTCCTCGATGCTGGCCGTCGACCAGGCCGATCCGACGAAGTTCCTGATGATGGAGCGCTCGTTCGTCACCGGCGTCGGCAATAAGGTGCGCGTCTACGAGATCGACACGAAGGGCGCGACGAACGTCCTGAACGTCCAGTCCCTGGCCGACGCCAAGCACGTCAAGCCGGTCAAGAAGCGGTTCCTGTTCGACGCCGCGGACCTCGGCTTGTCCACTGTGGACAACCTGGAGGGCATGACCTGGGGCCCGAAGCTGCCCGACGGCGAGCGCAGCTTGATCATCGTCAGCGACAACAACTTCTCGGCCACGCAGGTCACCCAGTTCGCCGCACTGGCGGTCCCCTCGGAACGGCTTTGA
- the leuS gene encoding leucine--tRNA ligase: MTETTGTDVPAHRYTAALAGQIEQRWQDHWADQGTFHAPNPVGPLAVEGQPVPSDKLFVQDMFPYPSGSGLHVGHPLGFISTDVFARYHRMIGRNVLHTMGFDAFGLPAEQYAVQTGQHPRKTTEENIRTYLRQIRRLGLGHDERRRISTIDPEYYRWTQWIFLRIFNSWYDTEAGKARPIAELEAAFADGSRPVPGGGDWTSLSALERKKIIDDHRLVYISEAPVNWCPGLGTVLSNEEVTTDGRSERGNFPVFRRNLRQWMMRITAYADRLVDDLDLLDWPEKVKSMQRNWIGRSHGARVTFKSGEDAIEVFTTRPDTLFGATYVVLAPEHPLVDKLTSASWAEDVDPRWTGGAATPADAIKEYRVAASRKSELDRQENKEKTGVFTGAYATNPVNDKQIPIFVADYVLMGYGTGAIMAVPGQDVRDWEFAEKFGLEIIRTVQPSDGFDGKAFTGDGPAINSGFLDGMDVAEAKKTIIDWLAEKGAGTGTVQYKLRDWLFSRQRYWGEPFPVVYDEDGEVHAVPESMLPIELPEVADYSPVTFDPEDRDSMPSSPLARATDWVEVELDLGDGPKTYRRDINTMPNWAGSCWYQLRYLDPTNSETFCAPENEQYWMGPRPGEYGSDDTGGVDLYVGGVEHAVLHLLYSRFWHKVLYDLGHVTSKEPYRKLFNQGYIEAYAYTDARGVYVPAEQVEEREGKYFFNDEEVTQEYGKMGKSLKNVVTPDEMAENYGADTFRFYEMAMGPLAMSRPWATKDVVGAHRFLQRLWRLVVDETTGELRVSTEDASEADRKVLHKTIAGVREDYAEMRFNTAGAKLIELNNHVTKVYGATASTPRELAEPLVLMLAPLAPHLAEELWHRLGHVDSLVQGPFPVVDEKYLVEDSVEYPIQVNGKVRSRVTVPASASPDEVQAAALADEKVASMVGDGAPRKVIVVPGRLVNIVL; encoded by the coding sequence ATGACCGAGACAACAGGGACCGACGTCCCGGCGCACCGGTACACGGCCGCGCTGGCGGGTCAGATCGAGCAGCGCTGGCAGGACCACTGGGCCGACCAGGGCACCTTCCACGCGCCCAACCCCGTCGGGCCGCTCGCCGTCGAGGGGCAGCCGGTGCCCAGCGACAAGCTGTTCGTCCAGGACATGTTCCCGTACCCGTCGGGCTCCGGCCTGCACGTCGGGCACCCGCTGGGCTTCATCAGCACCGACGTCTTCGCCCGGTACCACCGGATGATCGGGCGCAACGTGCTGCACACGATGGGCTTCGACGCGTTCGGCCTGCCGGCCGAGCAGTACGCGGTCCAGACCGGGCAGCACCCGCGCAAGACGACCGAGGAGAACATCCGGACCTACCTGCGCCAGATCCGGCGCCTGGGCCTGGGCCACGACGAACGCCGTCGCATCTCCACGATCGACCCCGAGTACTACCGCTGGACGCAGTGGATCTTCCTGCGCATCTTCAACTCCTGGTACGACACCGAAGCGGGCAAGGCCCGGCCGATCGCCGAGCTGGAAGCCGCGTTCGCCGACGGCTCGCGCCCGGTGCCCGGTGGCGGCGACTGGACGTCGCTGAGCGCGCTGGAGCGCAAGAAGATCATCGACGACCACCGGCTGGTCTACATCTCCGAAGCGCCGGTCAACTGGTGCCCGGGGCTGGGCACGGTGCTGTCGAACGAAGAGGTCACCACCGACGGCCGCAGCGAGCGCGGCAACTTCCCCGTCTTCCGCCGCAACCTGCGGCAGTGGATGATGCGGATCACCGCGTACGCCGACCGCCTGGTCGACGACCTGGACCTGCTGGACTGGCCGGAGAAGGTCAAGTCCATGCAGCGGAACTGGATCGGCCGCTCGCACGGCGCGCGCGTCACGTTCAAGTCCGGCGAAGACGCGATCGAGGTCTTCACGACCCGCCCGGACACGCTGTTCGGCGCGACCTACGTGGTGCTGGCGCCGGAACACCCGCTGGTCGACAAGCTGACGTCGGCTTCGTGGGCCGAGGACGTCGATCCTCGCTGGACCGGCGGCGCGGCGACGCCCGCCGACGCCATCAAGGAGTACCGCGTCGCGGCGTCGCGGAAGTCCGAGCTGGACCGGCAGGAGAACAAGGAGAAGACCGGCGTCTTCACCGGCGCGTACGCGACGAACCCGGTCAACGACAAGCAGATCCCGATCTTCGTCGCCGACTACGTGCTGATGGGTTACGGCACCGGCGCGATCATGGCCGTCCCCGGCCAGGACGTCCGCGACTGGGAGTTCGCCGAGAAGTTCGGCCTGGAGATCATCCGGACCGTGCAGCCCTCGGACGGCTTCGACGGCAAGGCGTTCACCGGTGACGGCCCGGCGATCAACTCGGGCTTCCTGGACGGCATGGACGTCGCCGAGGCCAAGAAGACGATCATCGACTGGCTGGCCGAAAAGGGTGCCGGTACCGGGACCGTGCAGTACAAGCTGCGCGACTGGCTGTTCTCGCGCCAGCGCTACTGGGGCGAGCCGTTCCCGGTCGTCTACGACGAAGACGGCGAAGTGCACGCCGTCCCCGAGTCGATGCTGCCGATCGAGCTGCCCGAGGTCGCCGACTACTCGCCGGTGACGTTCGACCCCGAGGACCGCGACTCGATGCCGTCGTCGCCGCTGGCGCGCGCGACCGACTGGGTCGAGGTCGAGCTGGACCTGGGCGACGGGCCCAAGACCTACCGCCGCGACATCAACACGATGCCGAACTGGGCGGGTTCGTGCTGGTACCAGCTGCGCTACCTGGACCCGACGAACTCGGAGACGTTCTGCGCGCCCGAAAACGAGCAGTACTGGATGGGGCCGCGCCCCGGCGAGTACGGCTCCGACGACACCGGCGGCGTCGACCTGTACGTCGGCGGTGTCGAGCACGCGGTGCTGCACCTGCTGTACTCGCGGTTCTGGCACAAGGTGCTGTACGACCTGGGCCACGTGACGTCCAAGGAGCCGTACCGGAAGCTGTTCAACCAGGGCTACATCGAGGCGTACGCCTACACCGACGCGCGGGGTGTCTACGTCCCGGCCGAGCAGGTCGAGGAGCGCGAAGGGAAGTACTTCTTCAACGACGAAGAGGTCACCCAGGAGTACGGCAAGATGGGCAAGAGCCTGAAGAACGTCGTCACGCCGGACGAGATGGCCGAGAACTACGGCGCCGACACGTTCCGGTTCTACGAGATGGCGATGGGCCCGCTGGCGATGTCGCGCCCGTGGGCGACCAAGGACGTCGTGGGCGCGCACCGGTTCCTGCAGCGGCTGTGGCGCCTGGTCGTCGACGAGACGACCGGCGAGCTGCGGGTGTCCACAGAGGACGCTTCGGAGGCGGACCGCAAGGTGCTGCACAAGACCATCGCGGGCGTCCGCGAGGATTATGCGGAGATGCGGTTCAACACGGCCGGCGCGAAGCTGATCGAGCTGAACAACCACGTCACCAAGGTGTACGGCGCGACCGCGTCGACGCCGCGTGAGCTGGCCGAGCCGCTGGTGCTGATGCTGGCGCCGCTGGCCCCGCACCTGGCGGAGGAGCTGTGGCACCGGCTGGGCCACGTCGATTCGCTGGTGCAGGGCCCGTTCCCGGTGGTGGACGAGAAGTACCTGGTCGAGGACTCGGTCGAGTACCCGATCCAGGTCAACGGCAAGGTCCGCTCGCGGGTCACGGTGCCGGCTTCCGCGTCGCCGGACGAGGTCCAGGCCGCGGCGCTGGCGGACGAGAAGGTGGCGTCGATGGTCGGCGACGGCGCGCCGCGCAAGGTGATCGTGGTGCCGGGACGGCTGGTCAACATCGTCCTGTAG
- a CDS encoding 3-oxoacyl-ACP reductase family protein codes for MTLDGKVALVTGGSRGIGAATALRLAEDGADIALTYVNNAARAAEVVEQIKNLGRRALAIQADSAEVSVVSAAVSAVLAEFGRLDVLVNNAGVGFVGAFAETSLEDVDRVLAVNVRGVFAVTQAAAGVLSDGGRVITIGSCVTDRVPGPGMALYATSKAAMVGLTKALARELGPRGITVNLVHPGPTDTEMNPADGPYAADQRALTAFDRYGTPSEVAAAVAHLASPDAGYVTASVLSVDGGHAA; via the coding sequence ATGACCCTCGACGGCAAGGTGGCGCTGGTGACGGGCGGCAGCCGAGGCATCGGCGCGGCCACGGCACTGCGGCTCGCCGAGGACGGCGCCGACATCGCGCTGACCTACGTGAACAACGCCGCGCGGGCGGCCGAGGTGGTCGAGCAGATCAAGAACCTCGGCCGTCGCGCGCTGGCGATCCAGGCGGACTCGGCCGAAGTTTCCGTGGTTTCGGCCGCCGTTTCGGCTGTGCTGGCGGAATTCGGCCGGCTCGACGTGCTGGTGAACAACGCGGGCGTCGGGTTCGTGGGCGCGTTCGCCGAAACCTCGTTGGAGGACGTCGACCGCGTGCTGGCGGTGAACGTCCGCGGCGTGTTCGCGGTGACCCAGGCCGCGGCCGGCGTCCTGAGCGACGGCGGCCGCGTGATCACGATCGGCAGCTGCGTGACGGACCGCGTACCCGGCCCGGGCATGGCGCTGTACGCGACCAGCAAGGCGGCGATGGTCGGCCTGACCAAGGCACTGGCACGCGAACTCGGCCCGCGCGGCATCACGGTCAACCTGGTCCACCCCGGCCCGACGGACACGGAAATGAACCCGGCCGACGGCCCGTACGCGGCCGACCAGCGGGCGTTGACGGCGTTCGACCGCTACGGCACACCGTCCGAGGTGGCGGCCGCCGTCGCGCACCTGGCTTCTCCCGATGCCGGGTACGTGACAGCGTCGGTGCTGTCGGTCGACGGCGGCCACGCGGCCTAA
- a CDS encoding TetR/AcrR family transcriptional regulator — protein sequence MSHPTRRGRARAATEQDIRRTARRLLVEQGPEAVTLRAIARELGITAPALYRYYESRDDLVGNLRLDVCADLADELAEEIAELPDDGMLQLFAICKGFRRWALTHTKEFTLVFASPTGGVGSTAGSALSRVDEPFGRIFLAAAGRVLARHDIVLPSASGVPDELRDDLKTFQESLVAVLAESDRAVPVEKIDLGVTYLMIQFWARLYGHVTLEVFGNYPIPMSKPDVLFEAMLIDLAREIGLYSG from the coding sequence ATGAGCCACCCCACCCGCAGGGGTCGCGCGCGTGCGGCTACCGAACAGGACATCCGGCGGACTGCCCGGAGGCTGCTCGTCGAGCAGGGGCCGGAGGCGGTTACCCTTCGCGCCATCGCGCGGGAGCTGGGGATCACCGCGCCTGCGCTCTACCGGTACTACGAGTCGCGGGACGACCTCGTCGGGAACCTGCGGCTGGACGTCTGCGCCGATCTGGCGGACGAGCTCGCCGAGGAGATCGCCGAGCTGCCGGACGACGGGATGCTGCAGCTGTTCGCCATCTGCAAGGGGTTCCGGCGGTGGGCGCTCACCCACACGAAGGAATTCACCCTCGTCTTCGCCTCGCCGACCGGCGGGGTGGGGTCGACGGCCGGGAGTGCGCTGAGCCGGGTCGACGAGCCCTTCGGGCGCATCTTCCTCGCCGCCGCGGGGCGGGTGCTCGCGCGGCACGACATCGTGCTGCCGTCCGCCAGCGGGGTGCCCGACGAGCTGCGGGACGACCTGAAGACGTTCCAGGAGTCGCTGGTCGCCGTGCTCGCCGAGTCCGATCGGGCCGTTCCGGTGGAGAAGATCGACCTCGGCGTGACGTACCTGATGATCCAGTTCTGGGCCCGGCTCTACGGGCACGTCACGCTCGAGGTCTTCGGGAACTACCCCATCCCGATGTCCAAGCCGGACGTCCTGTTCGAGGCGATGCTCATCGACCTCGCCCGGGAGATCGGGCTCTACTCCGGTTAG